The following coding sequences are from one Lipingzhangella halophila window:
- the gatB gene encoding Asp-tRNA(Asn)/Glu-tRNA(Gln) amidotransferase subunit GatB, whose protein sequence is MVGAVTRGSAPSGGPAPVAYDDVVRRYEPVLGLETHVELGTASKMFCSCSTVFGGEPNTQVCPVCLALPGALPVVNGMAVESAIRLGLALNCSIASWCRFARKNYFYPDMPKNYQISQYDEPLCTDGHLDITVESPDGPREIRVGIERVHMEEDTGKTAHVGGATGRIHGADYSIVDYNRAGIPLLEIVTKPIEHTEELAPEVARAYVRELRDLVRALGISDVRMEEGSLRCDVNVSLMPRGGSEWGTRSETKNVNSLRSVERAVRHEMERHAGVLDAGERVLQETRHFQEDSGITVSGRSKEEAQDYRYFPDPDLVPVAPSTEWVEELRASLPELPAAKRDRIQTEWQLSDEELRDLVNADAIDLVAATVDAGAPPAEARKWWLNELSRRATETEVQLSDLPITPAQVARVIALVAEGSLTNKLARQVVDGVLSGEGEPDEVVDARGLKVVSDDSALGAAVDAAIADNPDVAEKIRGGKVAAAGALVGVVMKATRGQADAGRARELILERLGAS, encoded by the coding sequence ATGGTTGGCGCGGTAACGAGAGGCTCTGCCCCGAGCGGAGGTCCGGCACCGGTGGCCTATGACGACGTTGTGCGCAGGTACGAGCCGGTGCTCGGGCTGGAGACGCACGTCGAGTTGGGGACCGCCTCGAAGATGTTCTGCTCCTGCTCGACCGTGTTCGGTGGTGAGCCCAACACCCAGGTCTGCCCGGTGTGCCTGGCCCTGCCGGGCGCGCTTCCGGTGGTCAACGGCATGGCGGTGGAGAGCGCCATCCGGCTGGGTCTCGCCCTGAACTGCTCCATCGCCTCGTGGTGCCGCTTCGCCCGGAAGAACTACTTCTACCCGGACATGCCGAAGAACTACCAGATCTCGCAGTACGACGAGCCGCTGTGCACCGACGGGCACCTCGACATCACCGTCGAGTCGCCCGACGGCCCCCGCGAGATCCGGGTCGGGATCGAGCGTGTCCACATGGAGGAGGACACCGGAAAGACCGCGCACGTGGGCGGGGCGACCGGGCGGATCCACGGCGCCGACTACTCCATCGTCGACTACAACCGGGCCGGCATCCCGCTGCTCGAAATCGTGACCAAGCCGATCGAGCACACCGAGGAGCTGGCCCCGGAGGTGGCCCGCGCCTACGTCCGCGAGCTGCGCGACCTCGTCCGCGCACTGGGCATTTCCGATGTCCGGATGGAAGAGGGCTCGCTGCGCTGCGACGTCAATGTCTCCCTGATGCCCCGTGGCGGGAGCGAGTGGGGCACCCGCAGCGAGACCAAGAACGTCAACTCGCTGCGCTCGGTCGAACGGGCCGTGCGGCACGAGATGGAACGCCACGCCGGCGTCCTGGACGCCGGAGAGCGCGTGCTCCAGGAAACCCGCCACTTCCAGGAGGACAGCGGCATCACGGTGTCGGGCCGCAGCAAGGAGGAGGCGCAGGACTACCGCTACTTCCCCGACCCCGACCTGGTGCCGGTCGCGCCGAGCACCGAATGGGTCGAGGAGCTGCGCGCGAGCCTGCCCGAACTGCCCGCTGCGAAGCGCGACCGGATCCAGACCGAGTGGCAGCTCTCCGACGAGGAGCTGCGCGACCTGGTCAACGCCGACGCCATCGACCTGGTCGCCGCGACCGTGGACGCTGGAGCGCCGCCGGCCGAGGCCCGCAAGTGGTGGCTCAACGAGCTCTCCCGCCGCGCCACCGAGACCGAGGTCCAGCTGTCCGACCTGCCGATCACGCCCGCGCAGGTGGCCAGGGTGATCGCGCTCGTCGCGGAAGGTAGCCTCACCAACAAGTTGGCGCGCCAGGTGGTCGATGGTGTGCTCAGCGGCGAGGGGGAGCCCGACGAGGTCGTGGACGCCCGCGGTCTCAAGGTCGTCAGCGACGACTCCGCGTTGGGGGCCGCGGTCGACGCCGCGATCGCCGACAATCCCGACGTCGCCGAGAAGATCCGCGGTGGCAAGGTCGCCGCTGCCGGAGCCTTGGTGGGCGTTGTGATGAAGGCCACCCGCGGTCAGGCCGACGCCGGCCGTGCCCGCGAGTTGATCCTGGAGCGGCTCGGCGCGAGCTGA